A genomic stretch from Scomber scombrus chromosome 8, fScoSco1.1, whole genome shotgun sequence includes:
- the lmo4b gene encoding LIM domain transcription factor LMO4b, which translates to MVNPGGSSQPPPVGTGSLSWKRCAGCGGKIADRFLLYTMDSYWHSRCLKCSCCQAQLGEIGTSCYTKSGMILCRNDYIRLFGNSGACSACGQSIPASELVMRAQGNVYHLKCFTCSTCRNRLVPGDRFHYINGSLFCEHDRPTALINGHLSSLQTNPLLPDQKVC; encoded by the exons ATGGTGAATCCCGGAGGAAGCAGCCAGCCGCCACCGGTTGGCACAGGCTCTCTGTCCTGGAAGCGGTGCGCAGGGTGCGGGGGCAAAATCGCAGACCGTTTCCTCCTTTACACCATGGACAGCTACTGGCACAGCCGATGCCTCAAGTGCTCCTGCTGCCAGGCCCAGCTGGGCGAAATCGGCACGTCGTGCTACACGAAAAGCGGCATGATCCTCTGTAGAAATGACTATATCAG attaTTTGGAAACAGCGGAGCTTGCAGTGCTTGCGGTCAGTCCATTCCAGCCAGTGAACTGGTGATGAGGGCACAGGGCAACGTGTACCATCTCAAG TGTTTCACATGTTCCACCTGCCGGAACCGGCTCGTCCCCGGGGATCGGTTCCACTACATCAACGGCAGCCTGTTCTGCGAACACGACAGACCCACAGCACTCATCAACGGCCATTTGAGTTCACTGCAGACGAACCCACTACTGCCCGATCAGAAG GTGTGTTAG